A region from the Agrococcus sp. SL85 genome encodes:
- a CDS encoding acetyl-CoA C-acetyltransferase codes for MGEAFVLDALRTPRGRRGGSLAGVHPVRLAAGLLAALPARGVDPGRIDDVVLGTVSAVGEQGGVLARAAAQAAGLPDAVPGMQVNRYCASGLDAVTTAAARVAAGFDGLVVAGGAESMSRVPLGADGGPYATDPGALEPWSLIPQGVSADAIATLHGLTGRDVDAYAVESQRRAAAAWEAGAFDRSIVPVRDEGGAVLLARDEHLRPGTTLEALMGLKPAFAALGEAGFDAEVLRRHPNLGRIEHVHTAGNSSGIVDGAGLVVVGSAEAAVALGLAPRARVVAATTVGSDPVLMLTGPVAATERVLARAGLALADIDVVEVNEAFASVVLHWLRETGADPARTNVHGGAIALGHPLGATGAMLVGTALDALEERGGRYALVTLCVGGGMASAMVLERV; via the coding sequence GTGGGCGAGGCCTTCGTGCTCGACGCGCTCAGGACGCCGCGCGGGCGCCGGGGCGGCTCGCTCGCCGGCGTGCACCCCGTGCGGCTCGCGGCGGGCCTGCTGGCCGCGCTGCCGGCGCGCGGCGTGGATCCGGGCCGGATCGACGACGTCGTGCTCGGCACGGTCTCGGCCGTGGGGGAGCAGGGCGGCGTGCTCGCGCGCGCGGCCGCGCAGGCCGCGGGCCTGCCGGACGCCGTGCCGGGCATGCAGGTGAACCGCTACTGCGCCTCCGGGCTCGACGCCGTGACGACCGCCGCGGCGCGCGTCGCGGCGGGCTTCGACGGGCTCGTGGTCGCCGGCGGCGCGGAGTCGATGTCGCGCGTGCCGCTCGGCGCCGACGGCGGGCCCTACGCCACCGACCCCGGCGCGCTCGAGCCGTGGAGCCTCATCCCCCAGGGCGTGAGCGCCGACGCGATCGCGACGCTGCACGGGCTCACGGGCCGCGACGTCGACGCGTACGCGGTCGAGTCGCAGCGTCGTGCGGCGGCGGCGTGGGAGGCGGGCGCCTTCGACCGCTCGATCGTGCCGGTGCGCGACGAAGGCGGCGCGGTGCTGCTGGCGCGCGACGAGCACCTGCGCCCCGGCACGACGCTGGAGGCGCTCATGGGCCTGAAGCCCGCCTTCGCCGCGCTCGGCGAGGCCGGCTTCGACGCGGAGGTGCTGCGCCGTCATCCGAACCTCGGCCGCATCGAGCACGTGCACACCGCCGGGAACTCGTCCGGCATCGTCGACGGCGCGGGGCTCGTGGTGGTCGGCTCCGCCGAGGCCGCCGTCGCTCTGGGGCTCGCGCCGCGCGCCCGCGTGGTGGCCGCGACCACGGTCGGATCCGACCCCGTGCTCATGCTCACCGGACCCGTCGCCGCGACCGAGCGCGTGCTCGCGCGCGCGGGCCTGGCGCTCGCGGACATCGACGTCGTCGAGGTGAACGAGGCCTTCGCCTCCGTCGTGCTGCACTGGCTGCGCGAGACGGGGGCGGACCCCGCGCGCACGAACGTGCACGGCGGGGCGATCGCGCTCGGGCACCCGCTCGGCGCCACGGGCGCGATGCTCGTCGGCACCGCGCTCGACGCGCTCGAGGAGCGCGGCGGGCGGTACGCGCTCGTCACGCTGTGCGTGGGCGGCGGCATGGCCTCGGCGATGGTGCTCGAGCGCGTCTGA
- a CDS encoding FBP domain-containing protein, whose amino-acid sequence MRQVTEDELRGCFVNATDRELAQLPIPGLHETIWEEREYLGWRDARSARLGYLVHWQGDRLVGIVVRAAPGGMRPGIAAMCARCHSTQPATQVRMFSARLAGPQGEAGSTVGTYICEDLACSHIIRSGPPHLVSRERVAWRAEGLEQRVTRFTDRIARDAPAA is encoded by the coding sequence ATGCGCCAGGTGACCGAGGACGAGCTGCGGGGCTGCTTCGTGAACGCGACCGACCGCGAGCTCGCGCAGCTGCCGATCCCCGGCCTCCACGAGACCATCTGGGAGGAGCGCGAGTACCTGGGCTGGCGCGACGCCCGCTCGGCGCGGCTCGGCTACCTCGTGCACTGGCAGGGCGATCGGCTCGTCGGCATCGTGGTGCGCGCCGCGCCCGGCGGCATGCGCCCGGGGATCGCGGCGATGTGCGCCCGGTGCCACTCGACGCAGCCGGCGACGCAGGTGCGGATGTTCAGCGCCCGGCTCGCGGGCCCGCAGGGCGAGGCGGGCTCGACCGTGGGCACGTACATCTGCGAGGACCTCGCGTGCTCGCACATCATCCGCTCCGGCCCGCCGCACCTCGTCTCGCGCGAGCGCGTCGCGTGGCGCGCCGAGGGGCTCGAGCAGCGGGTGACGCGCTTCACCGACCGCATCGCGCGCGACGCGCCCGCGGCCTGA
- a CDS encoding (p)ppGpp synthetase has protein sequence MGVEQVEVAELEAAVRHAYRARRPLWHEAQRAVEAWLRALCADALLGRDESRLDVAPGRIKEQDRTVAKLRRLLAAGEPWPAADADDDLAVERVVRDVVGVKVLCKSERDQMLFDRHLEAQGPGAGIAVLAKKDYVAVPKPSGYRALHYELEVAVADGAEPVIVEVQVKTRLQDAWSELTHEDLYKPGGALRAGEFHQSIAETMANLLREVDRLAGTLASEIESTLEAPATPAAPAATSGSVAWQRPTTVQVVSTGPRFALAVDETGQRGLIRGQNVRSSAGAEGYVSVQDYLEVGMTLRVQAIEEPAGVFFVPAESLARLDERAAED, from the coding sequence ATGGGCGTGGAGCAGGTCGAGGTCGCCGAGCTCGAGGCGGCCGTGCGGCACGCCTACCGTGCGCGCCGGCCGCTGTGGCACGAGGCGCAGCGCGCCGTCGAGGCGTGGCTGCGCGCACTCTGCGCCGACGCCCTGCTCGGCCGCGACGAGTCGCGCCTCGACGTCGCGCCCGGGCGCATCAAGGAGCAGGACCGCACGGTCGCGAAGCTGCGGCGCCTGCTCGCGGCCGGCGAGCCCTGGCCCGCGGCGGACGCCGACGACGACCTCGCGGTCGAGCGCGTCGTGCGCGACGTCGTGGGCGTCAAGGTGCTCTGCAAGTCGGAGCGCGACCAGATGCTCTTCGACCGCCACCTCGAGGCCCAGGGCCCCGGGGCGGGGATCGCAGTGCTCGCGAAGAAGGACTACGTGGCCGTGCCGAAGCCGAGCGGCTACCGAGCGCTGCACTACGAACTCGAGGTGGCCGTGGCCGACGGCGCCGAGCCCGTCATCGTGGAGGTGCAGGTGAAGACGCGCCTGCAGGACGCCTGGAGCGAGCTCACCCACGAGGACCTCTACAAGCCCGGCGGCGCGCTCCGCGCGGGCGAGTTCCACCAGTCGATCGCTGAGACGATGGCCAACCTGCTGCGCGAGGTCGACCGGCTCGCCGGCACGCTCGCGAGCGAGATCGAGTCGACGCTCGAGGCGCCCGCGACCCCTGCGGCGCCCGCCGCGACGAGCGGATCCGTCGCGTGGCAGCGACCGACGACCGTGCAGGTCGTCTCGACCGGGCCGCGCTTCGCGCTCGCCGTCGACGAGACCGGCCAGCGCGGCCTCATCCGCGGGCAGAACGTCCGCTCGAGCGCCGGCGCCGAGGGCTACGTCTCGGTGCAGGACTACCTGGAGGTCGGCATGACGCTGCGCGTGCAGGCCATCGAGGAGCCCGCGGGGGTCTTCTTCGTGCCCGCGGAGTCGCTCGCGCGGCTCGACGAGCGCGCCGCGGAGGACTAG
- a CDS encoding MarR family winged helix-turn-helix transcriptional regulator, translating to MTGLDAVIHPAHRLQLCAMLAAGGSVELALVREHLGLSPSALSKQVSALVDAGYVLQERGALDSRRHWLSLTPAGRAAFAAHVAALREIVAAADRPLAPEARRA from the coding sequence GTGACGGGCCTCGACGCCGTCATCCATCCTGCGCATCGGCTGCAGCTGTGCGCGATGCTCGCGGCGGGCGGCAGCGTGGAGCTCGCGCTCGTGCGCGAGCACCTGGGCCTCAGCCCCTCGGCGCTCAGCAAGCAGGTCTCGGCGCTCGTCGACGCCGGCTATGTGCTGCAGGAGCGCGGGGCGCTCGACTCGCGGCGTCACTGGCTCTCGCTGACGCCCGCGGGGCGCGCCGCGTTCGCCGCGCACGTCGCGGCGCTGCGCGAGATCGTCGCGGCCGCGGATCGCCCGCTCGCGCCCGAGGCTCGGCGGGCCTAG
- a CDS encoding ATP-binding cassette domain-containing protein translates to MISIQGIRKRFGDHQALDGVELEVPAGTVQGLLGPNGAGKTTTVRVLSTLLEPDEGDAIVAGRSVRREGHAVRERLGLSGQYAAVDERLTGFENLTMVGELYGMRRRDAKARARELLREFRLDDVAEGKRAGAYSGGMRRRLDLAGAIVARPPVVILDEPTTGLDPRGRRDTWDAVAALTRGGTTVLLTTQYLEEADQLADSIAVIDAGRIIAEGTATSLKAQAGGARLDIVLAEGADATAALGAVRAIAPDATIDERGSRLLASAADGSAGLRAALDRLDLEGIEVVEAAVRQPTLDDVFLRLTGSDAQQLPTADDAAREEQEVAA, encoded by the coding sequence GTGATCTCGATCCAGGGGATCCGGAAGCGCTTCGGCGACCACCAGGCGCTCGACGGCGTCGAGCTCGAGGTGCCCGCGGGCACCGTGCAGGGGCTGCTGGGGCCGAACGGCGCCGGCAAGACCACGACGGTGCGGGTGCTGAGCACCCTGCTGGAGCCCGATGAGGGCGACGCGATCGTGGCGGGCCGCTCCGTGCGCCGCGAGGGCCACGCGGTGCGCGAGCGCCTCGGGCTCTCGGGCCAGTACGCCGCGGTCGATGAGCGCCTGACCGGCTTCGAGAACCTCACGATGGTGGGCGAGCTCTACGGCATGCGCCGGCGCGACGCCAAGGCGCGCGCCCGCGAGCTGCTGCGGGAGTTCCGGCTCGACGACGTCGCCGAGGGCAAGCGCGCCGGCGCCTACTCGGGCGGCATGCGGCGCAGGCTCGACCTCGCGGGCGCGATCGTCGCCCGGCCGCCCGTGGTGATCCTCGACGAGCCGACGACTGGCCTCGACCCGCGCGGCCGCCGCGACACCTGGGACGCCGTCGCCGCGCTCACGCGCGGCGGCACGACCGTGCTGCTCACGACCCAGTACCTCGAGGAGGCCGACCAGCTCGCCGACTCCATCGCCGTGATCGACGCCGGTCGCATCATCGCCGAGGGCACCGCGACCTCGCTCAAGGCCCAGGCGGGCGGCGCGCGCCTCGACATCGTCCTCGCGGAGGGCGCCGACGCGACCGCCGCGCTCGGCGCCGTGCGGGCGATCGCGCCCGACGCCACGATCGACGAGCGCGGCAGCCGGCTGCTCGCGAGCGCCGCCGACGGCTCCGCCGGGCTGCGCGCCGCGCTCGACCGGCTCGACCTCGAGGGCATCGAGGTGGTGGAGGCCGCGGTGCGGCAGCCGACGCTCGACGACGTCTTCCTGCGCCTCACGGGCTCCGACGCCCAGCAGCTGCCGACGGCGGACGACGCCGCGCGCGAGGAGCAGGAGGTGGCGGCATGA
- a CDS encoding MbtH family protein, protein MTNPFDDQDGTFRVLVNDLDQHSLWPEFADVPRGWVAVFGPAGKQACLEYVTEHWQDITPAPERVRIAS, encoded by the coding sequence ATGACCAACCCCTTCGACGACCAGGACGGCACCTTCCGGGTGCTGGTGAACGACCTCGACCAGCACTCGCTGTGGCCGGAGTTCGCCGACGTCCCGCGCGGCTGGGTGGCAGTCTTCGGACCGGCGGGCAAGCAGGCCTGCCTCGAGTACGTGACCGAGCACTGGCAGGACATCACGCCGGCGCCCGAGCGCGTGCGCATCGCCTCGTGA
- a CDS encoding GyrI-like domain-containing protein has protein sequence MATTDLKRAHPGYRARQDRFDLLELPPQRVVAIDGEGDPNASPSYRDALATLFPLAYALKAIGRRDLGVDHVVMPLEGLWDADDLASFTTRRDKAAWRWTMLIAQPDWVDEEQLERARAEVAARGRGPASALARLAVLDEGRCVQTLHVGPYDDEGPVLAELHERVLPSLGLRPDGRHHEVYLGDARRAAPERLRTILRQPVALA, from the coding sequence GTGGCGACGACAGACCTGAAGCGAGCGCATCCCGGCTACCGCGCGCGCCAGGACCGCTTCGACCTCCTCGAGCTGCCGCCGCAGCGAGTCGTCGCGATCGACGGCGAGGGCGACCCCAACGCGTCGCCCTCGTACCGGGACGCGCTCGCGACGCTCTTCCCGCTCGCGTACGCCCTGAAGGCGATCGGCCGGCGCGACCTCGGCGTCGACCACGTCGTGATGCCGCTCGAGGGCCTCTGGGACGCAGACGACCTCGCCTCCTTCACGACGCGGCGGGACAAGGCCGCGTGGCGCTGGACCATGCTCATCGCCCAGCCCGACTGGGTCGACGAGGAGCAGCTCGAGCGTGCGCGCGCCGAGGTCGCGGCGAGGGGTCGCGGACCGGCGTCGGCGCTCGCCCGGCTCGCGGTGCTCGACGAGGGGCGGTGCGTGCAGACGCTGCACGTGGGCCCCTACGACGACGAGGGGCCGGTGCTCGCCGAGCTCCACGAGCGCGTGCTGCCCTCCCTCGGCCTCCGACCCGACGGGCGCCACCACGAGGTCTACCTCGGCGACGCGCGCCGCGCGGCCCCCGAGCGGCTGCGGACGATCCTGCGGCAGCCGGTCGCGCTCGCGTGA
- the pdxY gene encoding pyridoxal kinase PdxY — protein sequence MRFLSIQSHVAYGHVGNSAAVFPLQRIGHEVWPVLTVNFSNHTGYGSWGGPLIPADDVRAVVAGIEERGVLGTVDGVLSGYLGGEELVDVVVDAVARVKAANPEATYTCDPVMGNAKSGCFVAPAIPPLIKERALPHADILTPNQFELGFMTDTEPDTVASTLESADRVRDLGPRTVLVTSVLRPDREDGTIEMLAVDDEGAWIVQTPHLPFKANGSGDVTSAVFTAHYRETGSAATALERTASSVFDLLEATLDSGERELRLVQAQDAFAHPRLQFQARQVR from the coding sequence ATGAGGTTCCTGTCGATCCAGTCGCACGTCGCCTACGGCCACGTCGGCAACTCCGCCGCCGTCTTCCCGCTGCAGCGCATCGGGCACGAGGTGTGGCCGGTGCTCACCGTCAACTTCTCGAACCACACGGGCTACGGCTCGTGGGGCGGCCCGCTCATCCCCGCCGACGACGTGCGCGCGGTCGTGGCGGGCATCGAGGAGCGCGGGGTGCTCGGCACCGTCGACGGCGTGCTCTCGGGCTACCTGGGCGGCGAGGAGCTCGTCGACGTCGTGGTCGACGCGGTCGCGCGCGTGAAGGCCGCGAACCCGGAGGCCACCTACACGTGCGATCCGGTGATGGGCAACGCGAAGTCGGGCTGCTTCGTGGCGCCCGCGATCCCGCCGCTCATCAAGGAGCGCGCGCTCCCCCACGCCGACATCCTGACGCCCAACCAGTTCGAGCTGGGCTTCATGACCGACACCGAGCCCGACACCGTCGCCTCGACGCTCGAGTCCGCCGACCGCGTCCGCGACCTCGGGCCCCGCACCGTGCTCGTCACGAGCGTGCTGCGCCCCGACCGCGAGGACGGCACCATCGAGATGCTCGCCGTCGACGACGAGGGCGCGTGGATCGTGCAGACGCCGCACCTGCCGTTCAAGGCGAACGGCTCGGGCGATGTCACGAGCGCCGTCTTCACCGCGCACTACCGCGAGACCGGCTCGGCGGCCACGGCGCTCGAGCGCACCGCGTCGAGCGTCTTCGACCTGCTCGAGGCGACCCTCGACTCCGGCGAGCGCGAGCTGCGGCTCGTGCAGGCGCAGGACGCCTTCGCCCACCCCCGCCTGCAGTTCCAGGCCCGACAGGTGCGGTAG
- a CDS encoding amidohydrolase family protein, protein MLDAHVRHGTTALRTHVDVDLGVGLTGIEAVREAVAAYGGAVEATIVAFPQDGVLRRPGVLDLLDQAAAAGADHIGGLDPASIDRDPVGQLDGLFAIAERRGVGIDIHLHDPAELGAFQLELVVERTRHLGLHGRVNIAHGFAVAQLPEARRRALLEDFGELGITMTTVAPLRLPQLPLHELDAAGVAFAFGTDGIRDLWSPYGTGDTLGIAWQYARASSLVRDEDLHRVVELATRSAARFVGREAHDLVPGARADLVLVEAEHAMDALVRVPPRRAVVGGGRLVHVASGAEG, encoded by the coding sequence GTGCTCGACGCGCACGTTCGCCACGGCACGACGGCGCTGCGCACGCACGTCGACGTCGACCTGGGCGTGGGCCTCACGGGCATCGAGGCCGTGCGGGAGGCCGTGGCGGCCTACGGCGGCGCGGTGGAGGCGACGATCGTCGCCTTCCCGCAGGACGGCGTGCTGCGCCGGCCGGGCGTGCTCGACCTCCTCGACCAGGCGGCCGCCGCGGGCGCCGACCACATCGGCGGCCTCGACCCCGCCTCGATCGACCGCGACCCCGTGGGGCAGCTCGACGGCCTCTTCGCGATCGCCGAGCGCCGCGGCGTCGGCATCGACATCCACCTCCACGACCCCGCCGAGCTCGGGGCGTTCCAGCTCGAGCTCGTCGTCGAGCGCACGCGCCACCTCGGCCTCCACGGCCGCGTGAACATCGCGCACGGCTTCGCGGTTGCGCAGCTGCCGGAGGCGCGGCGCCGGGCGCTCCTGGAGGACTTCGGCGAGCTCGGCATCACGATGACGACCGTCGCGCCCCTGCGGCTGCCGCAGCTGCCCCTGCACGAGCTCGACGCGGCGGGCGTCGCGTTCGCGTTCGGCACCGACGGCATCCGTGACCTGTGGAGCCCCTACGGCACGGGTGACACGCTCGGCATCGCGTGGCAGTACGCGCGCGCCTCGTCGCTCGTGCGCGACGAGGACCTGCACCGCGTGGTCGAGCTCGCGACGCGCTCGGCGGCGCGCTTCGTGGGGCGCGAGGCGCACGACCTCGTGCCCGGCGCGCGCGCCGACCTCGTGCTCGTCGAGGCGGAGCACGCGATGGACGCGCTCGTGCGCGTGCCGCCCCGCCGCGCCGTCGTGGGCGGCGGGCGGCTGGTGCACGTGGCCTCCGGCGCGGAGGGCTGA
- a CDS encoding MFS transporter yields the protein MQHLSPARRTLALFTLALGGFGIGTTEFATMGILPLAAADLVPAYGADPAVGIAQAGHLITAYALGVVVGAPTVAALAARMSQRTLVLLLVAAFAVANLASGLMPSFELTVAARFLAALPHGAYFGVASLLAARIMGPGRQGAGVALALSGLTIANVIGVPLGTWLGQVAGWRWTYAGVAAIFLVTLVLAWRVLPHVPGDPSRSAAKELRAFRSPRLWLMIAVACIGFGGFFAVYSYAAELVTRAAQLPEGAIAWLLATIGVGMTIGNVIGGWAADRSLRRTIVAGFSGFLVVLVLFALLATDPVALFVLAFLLGLTSSVLIPTIQARIIGIAGDAELLGAATNHAAFNVGNALGAALGGAVIAGGLGYLAPAWVGAAMAAVGFALALWSIATDRRGAPDTASVPVVATVAGPTTAGIRVVER from the coding sequence ATGCAGCACCTCTCCCCCGCGCGGCGCACGCTCGCCCTCTTCACGCTCGCCCTCGGCGGCTTCGGCATCGGCACCACCGAGTTCGCCACCATGGGCATCCTCCCGCTCGCCGCCGCCGACCTCGTGCCCGCCTACGGCGCCGACCCGGCCGTCGGCATCGCGCAGGCCGGCCACCTCATCACCGCCTACGCCCTCGGCGTCGTCGTCGGCGCACCCACGGTGGCCGCGCTCGCCGCCCGGATGTCGCAGCGCACGCTCGTGCTGCTGCTCGTCGCCGCCTTCGCCGTCGCGAACCTCGCCTCCGGGCTCATGCCCAGCTTCGAGCTCACCGTCGCCGCGCGCTTCCTCGCCGCGCTCCCCCACGGCGCCTACTTCGGCGTCGCCTCGCTGCTCGCCGCCCGCATCATGGGCCCGGGCCGCCAGGGCGCGGGCGTCGCGCTCGCGCTCTCTGGCCTCACGATCGCGAACGTCATCGGCGTGCCGCTCGGCACCTGGCTCGGCCAGGTCGCCGGCTGGCGCTGGACCTACGCGGGCGTCGCCGCGATCTTCCTCGTCACGCTCGTGCTCGCGTGGCGCGTGCTGCCCCACGTGCCGGGCGACCCCAGCCGCAGCGCCGCGAAGGAGCTGCGCGCCTTCCGCAGCCCGCGGCTGTGGCTCATGATCGCGGTCGCGTGCATCGGCTTCGGCGGCTTCTTCGCCGTCTACTCCTACGCGGCCGAGCTCGTCACGCGCGCCGCGCAGCTGCCCGAGGGCGCGATCGCCTGGCTCCTCGCGACGATCGGCGTCGGCATGACCATCGGCAACGTCATCGGCGGCTGGGCCGCCGACCGCAGCCTCCGCCGCACGATCGTCGCGGGCTTCTCGGGCTTCCTCGTCGTGCTCGTGCTCTTCGCGCTGCTCGCGACCGACCCGGTCGCGCTCTTCGTGCTCGCCTTCCTCCTCGGCCTCACGAGCTCCGTGCTCATCCCCACGATCCAGGCGCGCATCATCGGCATCGCGGGCGACGCCGAGCTGCTCGGCGCGGCCACGAACCACGCCGCGTTCAACGTGGGGAACGCGCTGGGCGCCGCGCTCGGCGGCGCGGTCATCGCGGGCGGCCTCGGCTACCTCGCGCCCGCGTGGGTGGGGGCCGCGATGGCCGCGGTCGGCTTCGCGCTCGCGCTGTGGTCGATCGCGACCGATCGCCGCGGCGCGCCGGACACGGCCTCCGTGCCGGTCGTGGCGACCGTCGCGGGCCCGACGACGGCGGGCATCCGCGTCGTCGAGCGCTAG
- a CDS encoding glyceraldehyde-3-phosphate dehydrogenase — protein MPNASSPAVESAHQAWLDRVALAESAVPIIGRLYRERNVVTHVHGKKLVNQSPIEILKAHRWARRVGEQPLRIEESIQVLRVVDALGVRGISLDLGRILGDAQAAAPEAGLEAWAREHVAQLPSWERDEPTDVVLYGFGRIGRLLARILIGHAGSGLGLRLRAIVVRRGGEDDLEKRASLLRRDSVHGAFQGTIEIDREAETLLANGTLVQVIYSDDPASVDYTAHGIDRAIVVDNTGRWRDEDGLAQHLRCPGVARVVLTAPGKGPLKNVVFGVNHDTIAADDRIVTAASCTTNAITPVLKVVQDAYGIEHGHVETVHSYTNDQNLIDNFHKGERRGRSAALNMVLTETGAAKAVAKALPELEGRLTGNAIRVPTPNVSMAILNLTLDRAVDRDEVNELLRRTSLTGELRAQIDFTDSAEVVSTDFVGNNRAGVVDGLATIASGRHLVLYVWYDNEYGYSSQVVRVLEHMADQLAAQRQLQPV, from the coding sequence GTGCCCAACGCATCGTCTCCCGCCGTCGAGAGCGCCCACCAGGCCTGGCTCGACCGCGTCGCCCTCGCCGAGTCCGCCGTGCCGATCATCGGGCGCCTGTACCGCGAGCGGAACGTGGTGACGCACGTGCACGGCAAGAAGCTCGTGAACCAGTCGCCGATCGAGATCCTCAAGGCCCACCGGTGGGCCCGCCGCGTGGGCGAGCAGCCGCTGCGCATCGAGGAATCGATCCAGGTGCTGCGCGTCGTCGACGCGCTCGGCGTCCGCGGCATCTCGCTCGACCTCGGCCGCATCCTCGGCGACGCCCAGGCGGCCGCCCCCGAGGCCGGGCTCGAGGCGTGGGCGCGCGAGCACGTGGCGCAGCTCCCGTCCTGGGAGCGCGACGAGCCGACCGACGTCGTGCTCTACGGCTTCGGCCGCATCGGCCGCCTCCTCGCCCGCATCCTCATCGGCCACGCCGGCTCCGGCCTCGGCCTGCGCCTGCGGGCCATCGTCGTGCGCCGCGGCGGCGAGGACGACCTCGAGAAGCGCGCGAGCCTGCTGCGCCGCGACTCGGTGCACGGCGCCTTCCAGGGCACGATCGAGATCGACCGCGAGGCCGAGACGCTCCTCGCCAACGGCACGCTCGTGCAGGTCATCTACTCGGACGACCCCGCCTCCGTCGACTACACGGCCCACGGCATCGACCGCGCGATCGTCGTCGACAACACCGGCCGCTGGCGCGACGAGGACGGCCTCGCGCAGCACCTGCGCTGCCCCGGCGTCGCCCGCGTCGTGCTCACCGCGCCCGGCAAGGGGCCGCTGAAGAACGTCGTCTTCGGGGTCAACCACGACACCATCGCCGCCGACGACCGCATCGTCACCGCCGCGTCGTGCACGACGAACGCCATCACCCCCGTGCTGAAGGTCGTGCAGGACGCCTACGGCATCGAGCACGGCCACGTCGAGACGGTGCACTCGTACACGAACGACCAGAACCTCATCGACAACTTCCACAAGGGCGAGCGCCGGGGCCGCTCGGCGGCGCTCAACATGGTGCTGACCGAGACCGGTGCAGCGAAGGCCGTCGCCAAGGCGCTGCCCGAGCTCGAGGGCCGCCTCACGGGCAATGCGATCCGCGTGCCCACGCCCAACGTCTCGATGGCGATCCTCAACCTCACGCTCGACCGCGCCGTCGACCGCGACGAGGTGAACGAGCTGCTGCGCCGCACCTCGCTCACGGGCGAGCTGCGCGCGCAGATCGACTTCACCGACTCCGCCGAGGTCGTCTCGACCGACTTCGTCGGCAACAACCGCGCGGGCGTCGTCGACGGCCTCGCGACCATCGCGAGCGGCCGCCACCTCGTGCTCTACGTCTGGTACGACAACGAGTACGGCTACAGCTCGCAGGTGGTGCGCGTGCTCGAGCACATGGCCGACCAGCTCGCGGCGCAGCGCCAGCTGCAGCCCGTCTAG
- a CDS encoding siderophore-interacting protein — protein sequence MAGPERVAAVAPRFVELEVLDNQQVSPHIRRVTLGGEDVVGMTPQGYDQWFRFFMRREGQDALRVPASPATWFPQYLAMRESQRPWIRNYTVRDFRTADGQLDIDFVCHEDPGPGAAWALRAERGERAVLLDEGLLYNDDGLEGDVLMVGDESVIPAIAGVCGSLDEHARGVAVIEVGHRDDVQEIARPAGIDVRWVERGTAREGHAALEELRGLALPETLGYAYNAGEQSLATGARRHLVRDRGIDKRRITFTGYWKLGKAYVS from the coding sequence ATGGCAGGACCCGAGCGCGTCGCGGCGGTCGCCCCGCGGTTCGTCGAGCTCGAGGTGCTGGACAACCAGCAGGTCTCGCCGCACATCCGCCGCGTCACGCTCGGCGGCGAGGACGTCGTGGGCATGACCCCGCAGGGCTACGACCAGTGGTTCCGCTTCTTCATGCGCCGCGAGGGCCAGGACGCGCTGCGCGTGCCCGCGAGCCCTGCGACGTGGTTCCCGCAGTACCTCGCGATGCGCGAGAGCCAGCGGCCGTGGATCCGCAACTACACCGTGCGCGACTTCCGCACCGCCGACGGCCAGCTCGACATCGACTTCGTGTGCCACGAGGACCCGGGCCCTGGCGCCGCCTGGGCGCTCCGCGCCGAGCGCGGCGAGCGCGCCGTGCTGCTCGACGAGGGCCTGCTCTACAACGACGACGGCCTCGAGGGCGACGTGCTCATGGTCGGCGACGAGTCGGTCATCCCCGCCATCGCGGGCGTCTGCGGCTCGCTCGACGAGCACGCTCGCGGCGTCGCCGTCATCGAGGTGGGCCACCGCGACGACGTCCAGGAGATCGCGCGCCCGGCGGGCATCGACGTGCGCTGGGTCGAGCGGGGCACCGCGCGCGAGGGCCATGCGGCGCTCGAGGAGCTGCGCGGGCTCGCGCTGCCCGAGACGCTCGGCTACGCCTACAACGCCGGCGAGCAGTCGCTCGCCACGGGCGCGCGCCGCCACCTGGTGCGCGACCGCGGCATCGACAAGCGCCGCATCACCTTCACCGGCTACTGGAAGCTCGGCAAGGCCTACGTCTCCTGA